The Achromobacter deleyi genome has a window encoding:
- the atpG gene encoding F0F1 ATP synthase subunit gamma: protein MPGIKEIRTKIKSVQNTRKITKAMEMVAASKMRKAQERMRAGRPYATKVREIAAHLMQANPEYSHPYLVEREVKAVGVVMVTTDKGLCGGLNTNITRVTLGKLKEFDKNGVAVQMTAFGNKGVGVLSRIGAKLVSQEVQLGDKPQLDRLLGAIKVQLDAYLEGRIDALYVASTRFVNTMKQEPLFLRLLPLASGLDDPYQTGADSLVKTSEVKSDYSWDYIYEPDARSVIDDLLQRYVEGLLYQAVAENMASEQSARMVAMKAASDNAKKVIGDLQLVYNKTRQAAITKEISEIVGGAAAV from the coding sequence ATGCCCGGAATTAAGGAAATCCGAACCAAGATCAAGAGCGTGCAAAACACGCGCAAGATCACCAAGGCGATGGAAATGGTCGCCGCATCCAAGATGCGCAAGGCGCAGGAACGGATGCGTGCTGGTCGTCCGTACGCCACCAAGGTGCGCGAGATTGCTGCGCACCTGATGCAGGCCAATCCCGAGTACAGCCACCCGTACCTGGTCGAACGCGAAGTCAAGGCGGTCGGCGTGGTCATGGTGACGACCGACAAGGGTTTGTGCGGCGGCTTGAACACCAACATCACTCGCGTGACGCTGGGCAAGCTGAAAGAGTTCGACAAGAACGGTGTTGCCGTGCAAATGACCGCCTTCGGCAACAAGGGCGTGGGCGTGCTGAGCCGTATCGGCGCCAAGCTGGTTTCCCAGGAAGTGCAACTGGGCGACAAGCCGCAACTCGACCGCCTCCTGGGCGCGATCAAGGTGCAGCTGGACGCCTACCTGGAAGGCCGCATCGACGCGCTGTACGTGGCTTCGACCCGCTTCGTCAACACGATGAAGCAGGAGCCGCTGTTCTTGCGCCTGCTGCCTCTGGCCAGCGGTTTGGATGATCCGTACCAGACGGGCGCCGATAGCCTGGTCAAGACCTCGGAAGTGAAGTCGGACTACAGCTGGGATTACATCTACGAACCCGACGCCCGTAGCGTGATCGACGACCTGCTGCAGCGTTACGTTGAAGGCCTGCTGTACCAAGCCGTGGCCGAGAACATGGCTTCGGAGCAGTCGGCCCGGATGGTCGCCATGAAGGCGGCGTCGGACAACGCCAAGAAGGTCATCGGCGATCTGCAACTGGTCTACAACAAGACCCGTCAGGCCGCGATCACCAAAGAAATTTCGGAAATCGTAGGGGGCGCTGCCGCCGTTTAA
- the atpA gene encoding F0F1 ATP synthase subunit alpha: protein MQLNPSEISELLKSRIEGLGASADVRTQGTVVSVTDGITRIHGLSDVMQGEMLEFPNNVFGLALNLERDSVGAVILGDYTGVSEGDQVKTTGRILEVPVGPELKGRVVNTLGDPIDGKGPINAKATDIIEKVAPGVIARRSVSQPLQTGIKAIDSMVPIGRGQRELIIGDRQTGKTAVAVDTIISQKGKGVTCVYVAIGQKASTINNVVRKLEEHGAMEYTIVVAATASDSAAMQYLAAYAGCTMGEYFRDRGEDALIVYDDLTKQAWAYRQVSLLLRRPPGREAYPGDVFYLHSRLLERAARVNEEYVEKFTNGAVKGKTGSLTALPIIETQAGDVSAFVPTNVISITDGQIFLETDLFNAGVRPAINAGISVSRVGGAAQTKVVKKLSGGIRTDLAQYRELAAFAQFASDLDDATRRQLERGKRVVELLKQPQYQPLQVWELAVTLYTVNNGYLDDVDVAQVLSFEKSLKDQLKAKHAALIQRVEDTKELSKDDEAELATAVQEFKKHGAF, encoded by the coding sequence ATGCAACTCAATCCCTCCGAGATCAGCGAACTGCTCAAGAGCCGCATCGAGGGCCTGGGCGCTTCGGCTGATGTCCGTACTCAGGGCACCGTCGTGTCCGTGACCGACGGTATTACCCGCATCCACGGCCTGTCCGACGTGATGCAGGGCGAAATGCTCGAATTTCCCAACAACGTTTTCGGTCTGGCGCTCAACCTCGAGCGCGATTCCGTGGGCGCCGTTATTCTCGGTGACTACACCGGCGTTTCCGAAGGCGACCAGGTCAAGACGACCGGCCGCATCCTGGAAGTCCCGGTTGGTCCCGAACTGAAAGGCCGCGTGGTCAACACGCTGGGCGACCCGATCGACGGCAAGGGCCCGATCAATGCCAAGGCCACCGACATCATCGAAAAAGTGGCGCCTGGCGTTATTGCCCGCCGCTCGGTGTCGCAGCCGCTGCAAACCGGCATCAAGGCTATCGACTCGATGGTCCCGATCGGCCGCGGCCAGCGCGAACTGATCATTGGCGACCGCCAGACCGGCAAGACCGCCGTCGCCGTCGACACGATCATCAGCCAGAAGGGCAAGGGCGTCACCTGCGTGTACGTCGCCATCGGCCAGAAGGCTTCCACGATCAACAACGTGGTCCGCAAGCTGGAAGAACACGGCGCGATGGAATACACCATCGTCGTGGCCGCCACGGCTTCCGACTCGGCCGCCATGCAGTACCTGGCCGCCTACGCCGGCTGCACGATGGGCGAATACTTCCGCGATCGCGGCGAAGACGCCCTGATCGTTTATGACGACCTGACCAAGCAAGCCTGGGCCTACCGCCAGGTGTCGCTGCTGCTGCGCCGTCCGCCGGGCCGCGAAGCCTACCCGGGCGACGTGTTCTACCTGCACTCGCGCCTGCTGGAACGCGCAGCCCGCGTGAACGAAGAGTACGTCGAGAAGTTCACCAACGGCGCCGTCAAGGGCAAGACCGGCTCGCTGACCGCGCTGCCGATCATCGAAACCCAGGCAGGCGACGTGTCGGCCTTCGTTCCGACCAACGTGATCTCGATCACCGACGGCCAGATCTTCCTGGAAACCGACCTGTTCAACGCCGGTGTCCGTCCCGCCATCAACGCCGGTATCTCGGTGTCGCGCGTGGGTGGCGCTGCTCAGACCAAGGTCGTCAAGAAGCTGTCCGGCGGTATCCGTACCGACTTGGCGCAGTACCGTGAACTGGCCGCCTTCGCGCAGTTCGCTTCCGACCTGGACGACGCGACCCGTCGCCAGCTGGAACGCGGCAAGCGCGTGGTGGAACTGCTCAAGCAGCCGCAATACCAGCCGCTGCAAGTGTGGGAACTGGCCGTCACGCTGTACACCGTCAACAACGGCTACCTGGATGACGTGGACGTTGCCCAAGTGCTGTCGTTCGAGAAGTCGCTGAAGGATCAACTGAAGGCCAAGCATGCGGCCCTGATCCAGCGCGTCGAAGACACCAAGGAACTGTCCAAGGACGACGAAGCCGAACTGGCTACCGCCGTCCAGGAATTCAAGAAGCACGGTGCTTTTTAA
- a CDS encoding F0F1 ATP synthase subunit delta, which produces MAELSTVARPYAEALFSAARDDKAGLPAWADLVSELAQVASNPDVREAMADPRLGDKQRVDLFTGLIKADLPQAARNFIELLVENDRLLLLPDIASQFAALRNRHDGTAQAEITSAFELSDAQVKELVAALEQKFGLKLKPSVTVDPSLIGGVRVAVGDQVLDTSVQAQLVRMRDQLAA; this is translated from the coding sequence ATGGCTGAACTTTCCACTGTTGCCCGGCCCTACGCTGAAGCGCTCTTCAGCGCAGCGCGCGACGACAAAGCCGGCTTGCCGGCGTGGGCCGACCTGGTCAGCGAACTGGCGCAGGTCGCCTCCAACCCCGACGTGCGCGAGGCCATGGCCGACCCGCGTCTGGGTGACAAGCAGCGCGTCGACCTGTTTACCGGCCTGATCAAGGCCGATTTGCCGCAAGCCGCCCGCAATTTCATCGAGCTGCTGGTCGAAAATGACCGGCTGCTGCTGCTGCCCGACATCGCCTCGCAATTCGCGGCGCTGCGGAATCGTCACGATGGCACGGCGCAGGCGGAAATCACCAGCGCGTTCGAGTTGAGCGACGCCCAGGTCAAAGAACTGGTCGCCGCGCTCGAACAAAAATTCGGCCTCAAGCTCAAGCCCAGCGTCACCGTCGACCCGTCGTTGATCGGCGGCGTGCGCGTGGCCGTCGGCGACCAGGTGCTCGATACTTCCGTACAAGCCCAATTGGTCCGCATGCGCGATCAGCTCGCCGCTTAA
- a CDS encoding F0F1 ATP synthase subunit B, translating to MNLNATIIFQMLVFFVLGWFTMKFVWPPLTKAMDERRQKIADGLAAAEKGKADLAQAQARVSLIEASAKSENHARIIEAEKQAASLIEQARREAEAERARIVAQAAQDAAQEVQRARDALRDDVAALAVKGAEQILKREVDARAHAELLNQLRAQL from the coding sequence GTGAATCTGAACGCGACGATCATTTTCCAGATGCTCGTGTTCTTCGTTCTGGGCTGGTTCACGATGAAATTCGTGTGGCCTCCTCTGACGAAGGCGATGGACGAGCGCCGCCAAAAAATCGCCGACGGCCTGGCCGCCGCCGAGAAGGGCAAAGCCGACTTGGCTCAAGCCCAGGCGCGCGTCAGTCTGATCGAGGCTTCTGCCAAGTCCGAAAACCACGCACGCATCATCGAGGCCGAGAAGCAAGCCGCCTCCCTGATCGAGCAGGCACGCCGTGAAGCGGAAGCCGAACGCGCCCGTATCGTGGCGCAGGCTGCCCAGGATGCCGCGCAGGAAGTCCAGCGCGCCCGTGATGCGCTGCGCGACGATGTTGCCGCGCTGGCCGTCAAGGGTGCTGAACAGATCCTCAAGCGCGAGGTTGACGCCCGCGCTCACGCCGAGCTGCTGAACCAGCTCCGCGCGCAGCTTTAA
- the atpE gene encoding F0F1 ATP synthase subunit C, whose amino-acid sequence MTNVAFVALACGLIIGLGAIGACIGIALMGGKYLEASARQPELMNALQTKMFLLAGLIDAAFLIGVGIAMLFAFANPFVG is encoded by the coding sequence ATGACCAACGTCGCTTTCGTTGCCCTCGCTTGCGGTCTTATCATCGGTCTGGGTGCTATCGGCGCTTGCATCGGCATCGCACTGATGGGCGGCAAGTATCTGGAAGCTTCGGCTCGTCAGCCTGAGCTGATGAACGCTCTGCAAACGAAGATGTTCCTGCTGGCTGGCCTGATCGACGCGGCATTCCTGATCGGCGTGGGTATCGCCATGCTGTTCGCCTTCGCCAACCCGTTCGTCGGCTAA
- the atpB gene encoding F0F1 ATP synthase subunit A: protein MAAASDVSPQSAYIQHHLVHLNNTGEKQSAIAQFDIINYDSLFWSGLMGLIVIFFLWRAARRATSGVPTRFQAFVEMIVDMVDDQAKGIVHNAKSRLFIAPLALTVFLWIILMNALDLLPVDLLPSVWRLTGLGAEHGDPLYYHRILPTADLNVPMGMSLGVLLLMFYYGIKIKRPGGFVKELFTAPFHAHGLGAVVLAPFNLLLNLIEYAAKSVSLGMRLFGNMFAGELIFMLIALLGGAWTGLNGASIGLGIGHVLAGSIWAIFHILIVLLQAFIFMMLTLVYLGQAHEGH from the coding sequence ATGGCTGCTGCCAGCGACGTGTCGCCTCAGTCCGCGTATATTCAGCATCACTTGGTGCATCTGAACAATACCGGTGAGAAACAGAGCGCTATTGCTCAGTTCGACATCATCAATTACGACTCGTTGTTCTGGTCCGGCCTGATGGGCCTGATCGTCATTTTCTTCCTGTGGCGCGCCGCGCGCCGCGCCACCAGTGGCGTCCCCACCCGTTTCCAGGCTTTCGTGGAAATGATCGTCGACATGGTCGACGACCAGGCCAAGGGCATCGTCCACAACGCCAAGAGCCGTCTTTTCATCGCCCCGCTGGCGCTCACCGTGTTCCTCTGGATCATCCTGATGAACGCGCTGGACTTGCTGCCGGTTGACCTGCTGCCGTCCGTCTGGCGCCTGACCGGCCTGGGCGCGGAACACGGCGATCCGCTCTACTACCACCGCATTCTCCCCACCGCCGACCTGAACGTGCCGATGGGCATGTCGCTGGGCGTGCTGCTGCTGATGTTCTATTACGGCATCAAGATCAAGCGTCCGGGCGGCTTCGTCAAGGAACTGTTCACCGCGCCGTTCCATGCGCATGGCCTGGGCGCCGTCGTCCTGGCTCCGTTCAACCTGCTGCTGAACCTGATCGAATACGCCGCCAAGTCCGTTTCGCTGGGCATGCGGTTGTTCGGCAACATGTTCGCCGGCGAACTGATTTTCATGCTGATCGCCCTCCTGGGCGGCGCCTGGACCGGCTTGAACGGCGCCAGCATCGGCTTGGGCATCGGCCACGTCCTGGCCGGCTCCATCTGGGCGATCTTCCACATCCTGATCGTTCTGCTGCAGGCCTTCATCTTCATGATGCTGACGCTGGTGTATCTCGGCCAGGCTCACGAAGGCCACTGA
- a CDS encoding ATP synthase subunit I, with protein sequence MLDKAMVDKVLVLSDADRAALDAQASRGLLLALAAQGAMGLAAAVIAGVVGGAAAGWSALAGAGAYFIPNALFALRLAFSVRAGKASPFTFLSGELIKLFATALLLWLLSHVAQDRLVWPAALLGLILTLKGYLLLLMFRKLS encoded by the coding sequence ATGTTGGATAAAGCCATGGTTGATAAAGTTCTGGTTCTTAGTGACGCGGATCGCGCGGCGCTGGATGCTCAAGCAAGCCGCGGGCTCCTGTTGGCATTGGCGGCGCAAGGCGCCATGGGGCTCGCAGCAGCAGTAATAGCGGGGGTTGTCGGAGGGGCGGCGGCAGGTTGGTCGGCGCTGGCGGGGGCAGGAGCGTATTTCATACCCAATGCGTTGTTCGCATTGCGCCTGGCTTTCAGCGTACGGGCCGGTAAGGCCAGTCCCTTTACCTTTCTCTCTGGTGAGTTGATCAAGTTGTTCGCAACGGCATTGCTGTTGTGGCTGCTTTCGCATGTGGCGCAGGACAGGCTGGTCTGGCCCGCCGCGTTGCTCGGTCTGATACTCACATTGAAGGGCTATCTCCTGCTCCTGATGTTCCGCAAGTTGTCTTAG